The following are encoded together in the Arthrobacter sp. Y-9 genome:
- the ykgO gene encoding type B 50S ribosomal protein L36 produces the protein MKVRNSLRALKKVPGAQVVRRRGRTFVINKKNPRFKARQG, from the coding sequence ATGAAAGTCCGCAATTCGCTGCGCGCCCTGAAGAAGGTCCCCGGAGCCCAGGTGGTCCGGCGGCGCGGCAGGACGTTTGTGATCAACAAGAAGAATCCGCGGTTCAAGGCCCGGCAGGGCTGA